From a region of the Myxococcales bacterium genome:
- a CDS encoding RHS repeat protein, with product MTDASGQVVAQVDPRGLTAFTYARDLRGRPLAQSSVDAGPTWALADAYDRPVWTWDGRGFEVERSFDVADRPVATIVRDGAALDAQVEEISYGDADADLASAKAANRLGRAVRVRDGAGEVRTVAYDPAGAVRTTERQLRVDLDDTPDWRGAVALEAEVLTAAAQTDALGRGVWTRLVDGTERRDGYHPGGALASVRVTTPDGALVDVPIVDGLARDAHGRVAAATLGNGVGQTWAYDPASGRLVAQDATRAGQALQGLRFTYDADGRVTRALDLAQEGATALVPAAVSARRDFRYDAHGRLVEATGRVHQALLPHDYIPGTAGTIGGARHLSLNNGAALERYTQLFTYDPSGNLTRMQHAGATASWSTDYWVASGSNRATAALDVNGVPVVDPEAMFDAAGNMVALAHLRRMAWSWRGA from the coding sequence GTGACCGACGCGAGCGGGCAGGTGGTGGCGCAGGTGGATCCGCGGGGCCTGACCGCGTTCACCTACGCGCGCGACCTGCGGGGGCGACCGCTGGCGCAGAGCAGCGTCGACGCGGGCCCGACGTGGGCGCTGGCGGACGCGTACGATCGACCGGTGTGGACCTGGGACGGGCGCGGGTTCGAGGTCGAGCGCAGCTTCGATGTCGCAGATCGACCGGTGGCGACGATCGTGCGCGACGGCGCGGCGCTCGACGCGCAGGTCGAGGAGATCAGCTACGGCGACGCCGACGCGGACCTGGCGTCCGCGAAGGCCGCCAACCGGCTGGGGCGGGCGGTGCGGGTGCGCGACGGGGCGGGCGAGGTGCGGACGGTGGCGTATGATCCGGCGGGCGCCGTGCGGACCACCGAGCGACAGCTGCGCGTCGATCTCGACGACACCCCCGACTGGCGCGGGGCGGTGGCGCTCGAGGCCGAGGTGCTGACAGCGGCGGCGCAGACCGACGCGCTGGGGCGCGGGGTGTGGACGCGGCTGGTCGACGGGACCGAGCGGCGGGATGGGTACCACCCGGGCGGCGCGCTCGCGAGCGTGCGGGTGACGACGCCGGACGGGGCGCTGGTCGACGTGCCGATCGTCGACGGGCTGGCGCGCGACGCGCACGGGCGAGTGGCGGCGGCGACCCTGGGCAACGGCGTGGGCCAGACGTGGGCGTACGATCCGGCGAGCGGGCGGCTGGTGGCGCAGGACGCGACGCGGGCGGGCCAGGCGCTGCAGGGCCTGCGGTTCACGTACGACGCCGACGGGCGGGTGACGCGGGCGCTCGACCTGGCGCAGGAGGGCGCGACGGCGCTGGTGCCGGCGGCGGTGAGCGCGCGGCGCGACTTCCGGTACGACGCGCACGGACGGCTGGTCGAGGCGACCGGGCGCGTGCACCAGGCGCTCTTGCCGCACGACTACATCCCCGGCACCGCCGGGACCATCGGCGGCGCGCGGCACCTGTCGCTCAACAACGGCGCTGCGCTCGAGCGCTACACGCAGCTGTTCACGTACGACCCGTCGGGCAACCTGACGCGGATGCAGCACGCCGGCGCGACCGCGAGCTGGTCGACCGACTACTGGGTCGCGAGCGGCTCGAACCGCGCGACCGCGGCGCTCGATGTCAATGGAGTGCCGGTGGTGGACCCGGAGGCGATGTTCGACGCCGCGGGCAACATGGTGGCGCTGGCGCACCTGCGCCGGATGGCCTGGAGCTGGCGCGGTGCCTGA